In Gemmatimonadetes bacterium T265, one DNA window encodes the following:
- the glyA1 gene encoding 2-amino-3-ketobutyrate CoA ligase, whose amino-acid sequence MRSPADTILMNRPSMAIGAHGSGAPSNGAHANGRHANGTHANGTHAGAAANGALAHGVVAHTYTAPTHGTRANGTHPDGAAAAPAPRARNPLFAKAAADTRARDLIARGVYAYFRAIEETTPSEARIDGRWKVMLGSNNYLGLTHHPRVLEAAATAAQRYGSGATGSRLLNGTLDLHETLEARLAAFYRKESALVFTTGYQASLGAIAALVGRDDIAYLDKLDHACIVDGARLSMGHTVRYAHNDLHHLARQLERAPEGAGKLVVTDGVFSMDGVIADVPGLVALCQERGAALLLDDAHALGVLGEDGAGTARHFGLDDEVDLIMATFSKSLASVGGVLAGDDEVIHFVRHNARALMFTAAMPPASVAGTLAALDVMLDEPERRARLWANTRRMADGLTSVGLAPIATQTPILPVVVGTFDVTLKVWRTLFEDDHIFVQPVPPPAVPPNGCRLRLSMTAEHTDEQIDRVVDALERAVRRHAPEALERHAAA is encoded by the coding sequence TTGAGATCCCCCGCGGACACCATTCTGATGAACCGGCCGTCCATGGCCATCGGCGCCCACGGCAGCGGCGCGCCCAGCAACGGCGCGCATGCGAATGGCAGGCACGCCAATGGCACGCACGCGAACGGCACCCACGCCGGCGCGGCCGCCAACGGCGCCCTCGCACACGGCGTCGTTGCCCACACCTACACCGCGCCGACCCACGGCACGCGGGCGAACGGCACGCATCCCGACGGGGCGGCCGCTGCGCCCGCGCCGCGCGCCCGCAACCCCCTCTTCGCCAAGGCCGCCGCCGACACGCGCGCCCGCGACCTCATCGCCCGCGGCGTCTACGCCTACTTCCGCGCGATCGAGGAGACCACGCCGAGCGAGGCGCGCATCGACGGGCGCTGGAAGGTCATGCTCGGCTCCAACAACTACCTCGGCCTCACGCACCACCCCCGCGTGCTCGAAGCCGCGGCCACGGCGGCCCAGCGCTACGGCAGCGGTGCCACCGGGAGTCGCCTGCTCAACGGCACGCTCGACCTGCACGAGACGCTCGAAGCCCGCCTCGCCGCCTTCTACCGCAAGGAGTCCGCGCTCGTCTTCACGACCGGCTACCAGGCGAGCCTCGGCGCGATCGCCGCGCTCGTTGGGCGCGACGACATCGCCTACCTCGACAAGCTCGACCACGCCTGCATCGTCGACGGCGCGCGGCTCTCGATGGGGCACACCGTCCGCTACGCGCACAACGACCTGCACCACCTCGCGCGCCAGCTCGAGCGCGCCCCGGAGGGCGCGGGCAAGCTCGTCGTCACCGACGGCGTGTTCTCGATGGACGGCGTGATCGCCGACGTCCCCGGCCTCGTCGCCCTCTGCCAGGAGCGCGGCGCCGCCCTCCTCCTCGACGACGCCCACGCCCTCGGCGTGCTCGGCGAGGACGGCGCTGGCACCGCGCGCCACTTCGGCCTCGACGACGAGGTCGACCTCATCATGGCGACCTTCTCCAAGTCGCTCGCCTCGGTCGGCGGCGTGCTGGCCGGGGACGACGAGGTGATCCACTTCGTCCGGCACAACGCCCGGGCCCTCATGTTCACCGCCGCGATGCCCCCCGCGTCGGTGGCCGGCACGCTCGCCGCGCTCGACGTCATGCTCGACGAGCCGGAGCGGCGCGCACGCCTCTGGGCCAACACGCGCCGCATGGCCGACGGCCTCACGAGCGTCGGCCTCGCCCCGATCGCCACGCAGACGCCCATTCTGCCGGTCGTCGTCGGCACCTTCGACGTCACGCTCAAGGTGTGGCGAACGCTGTTCGAGGACGATCACATCTTCGTCCAACCGGTGCCGCC